The segment tcaaatttcaccatctgctgtggtgggatttgaacacaggtccccagagaaCTATCCTAGatcttctggaatactagtccagtggtgAACCAATATGCCAGATCTCCACTTTCTGGCTGGTTATGGTTGTGTAGAAAATTTAAACCTATGTCTGAAAAAAGTCAATAAAGCTAATAGTGCAGCAATAGTAAAACTCTCACTCAATCTGCAGGAGATAAAATGAAGGTTTTATGGACATAATTTAGTTAAAACTTCAGACAATTACAAACTCTCATAATTATTAaaatttgtttcagtgtttaaggacacacacacacagtatgcaTAAACCTACCACCATAGTTAAAAGCCTTGAAATCAAACTGCAGAAAAGACCACATATAAATGGAGTTTCTATTTGTTCAATATAAGCTATACTTCTCCAAGGAAACATGCCCTATTTATCTGAAGTGAATTAAAGTGCAAATTGGAGCACCAAAATATGTGCAGCTGTACTACGGGAGTTTAGCTACTAAAACCATATAATTGATCAATTTAAGATACTGGTAAGTTTCCCACTCTTTGCACTGTCAGGGCCATCTTACCTGTCCGTGCAATGGTTTAAAGAGATATCTCAGCTATCAgattactgcatctgccatggttCATCAAATTGTCTCTATCAACAGGCTAGTCAGCTTGGAACCAATTTAAGCCAAAGAGATCATCTGATAAGATGAGTCAAGAATTAGTAATTAGACAACTGACAAACATGAATCCAAACCCTTGCTAAGTTAAACAGTAGATTCCAAGATCAACTCATGAGCAATATGGTGAGCAGCACATTGGATGTTTAATGTATCAATCTATTTCCACCATCCATTGAATATAGAATGGATAACTACCATACACCATTGAACACTGGATCCATTAGTTGGTGTTTTGAAGCTTCGACAGCAacttcttgggcagaattttcccttcgtcaggggggcgggggggggggggggagcgcgaGCTGATGGGCGCGCTTCTGATTGGACCCCCGATCGGAGGCatggtgccattttacatgggagggccaattaaggcccgcccagcatgacatccgcagggaagtgctatgcgctccctgtgtgggcgggggggaatTCCTAAAAtccacaaaagagcacactcatctccctgaggctacgtgctgcctcagggagaccggctctactttcaacaatattaaaaatagagaaaaaaaaattcccttacatctccctttatgtgacaatgtcacatgagtcgggacatgttcataattgccataacaactttattaaaattttttaaactctACCAGTGGATGATATTTCATGTTTTTTCGAgttgccactggggctcctggcctgcccgccaaccttaaggttggatgggcaggtcctttaattgcttaattgatcctgtcaatggcctcaattgaccattgacaggtcggcgggcccgcagctgattttgctgcacccccaccttcctgaaaatttaaatcaggcgcggtgatgtcgggagttccgccccacgtcatcccgcgtcattttacaagttggcgagcaggccctgcccctacTCGCCGAAGGTAAAATCCTACCCCTTGACTCTGGGCAATCCATTAAAGTTAGGCTCTGAACCCTGAATATGTAACAACATGTTTACACAAGCAGGAAGGACCTTCCAACAGTTGTGGTTCAAAATTTCTATATCAACCAATTTGATGGCAAACAACTTCCAGCATTTTGGAGGATCAGCCACTTTGATGTGTTGAGTATCACTGACCAACATTATACATCACCAACTGGTTAATATCAGTCTCTTATTAAACAGACATGCCAGACATTAGGCTAATTCCTCTTGCAATGTCCTGAGCAAAACATTATGCAGGCAAGAACCTTCACTTAACTGACTGTTTTCCATTTCTATAACAATCCTGGACCTAGCCCTTGACAAAGAGCTCCAAACAATGAATAAGAACTGTTCAGGAAACTTGAAGTTTGGGGgccttgacagggcggatgtggagaggatgtttcctcttttgggagaatctagaactaggggtcactgtttaaaaaggggttgctcatttaaggcagggatgaggagaatttttttctcttagagggttgtgagtctttgcttccaccgccttttgaggaagagaattccagagtctttgaatttttttaaggcagagcagatagattcttcattaacaagggggtgaaaggttatcagggtaggcaggaatgtggggttgaggttacattcagatcagccatgattttattgaatggcacaacaggctcgaggagctcagtggcctactcctgctcctaattttcaTGGTTTGTGTGTCTTTTGGGATAAATATCATTTATATCTGCCACCATACCATTAGCTAAGCAATGCATTGTGTAATCTGCTTTCTTTTAACAAAATTGGTGGGGAGGGCACgcagcagtggcatagtggtaatgtccctgggctggtaatccagaggtccaggctaatgctctgggaacatggatttgaatcccatcatggcagctggtggaatttaagttgaattaataaatctggaattaacagctagtttagcacaaaggaaaataggtGTGGTTGTtcagggtcaatcatctcagtttcagcaggagttcctcagggtagtgtcctcagcccaaccatctttagttgcttcatcaatgaccttcccttcatcataaagtcagaaatggggaaaCTCACATTATGAAttcacaacattcagcaccatctgcgattcctcagatactgaagcagcccatgtccttatgcagcaagacctggacaacattcacatTTGGGCTCATAAGTGGTGAGCAAATGTTGTACCATACAAATGCCAGACAAAGACCATCTTcagtaagagagaatctaatcatatctccttgacattcaatggcattaccatcactgaatcccccactatcaacatcttggagtTAACACTGACTAGAAATTGACTTGGACCAGCCATttaatactgtgactacaagagcaggtcagaggctggtaattctgcagagagtaactcacctcctgactccccaaaatctgtccaccatctataaggcacaagccttccaagtgtgatggaatgctctccatttgcctgcatgagtgcagctccaactatactcaagaaacttgacaccatccagaacaaagcgtcccacttgattggcaccccatccactaccataaacattcactccctccaccaccgacacacaatggcagcagtatgtatcatctacaagatacactacagCAACTctccaagactccttcaacagcaccgtccaaacccactatctgtaccacctagaaggacaagggcagcagatacatgggaacatcaccgcctgcaagttcccctcaagggcaaacacaatcctgacttggaaatatatccttcactgccattggatcaaaatcctggaaatgcctTTCTAACAGCGTTGcaggtgttcctacaacacatggactgcagtggttcacgatggcagctcaccatcagcttttcaagggcaattagggatgggcaataaatgctggcctaaccaatgatgcccacatcccgctaacaaacaaaataaaatgttCATTAGTGTCCATGTAGCATACACTGCTTCATATTTCAACATGAGTACAGATCGATCCCTGTTACAGCAGCACCTCATTCAGTCAATATATTGCTCTCTCCAACTCTTAAAGGTATCATCACAGGTTTACCAATGGTCCTATTTCAATACAACACTAATAGCTAACACTTAACTAATAACCAGAGTAATTGAGTTGATGGATGTAGATGATGGCTGAAAGCCACATCAAAGAGACATGTTTTAAAGATTCTcttgaaatagaagcagaagtctTGCCAGGGCCCTATTTGATGGATGGACATCTGTAGACTTTAGCTTCATCTTGCTTCCAGCTTTGGTCACAGCAATAAGAATACCATTGACCACATCATTCAGGGTCAATTCTATTCAGTCCAGGCTCTCTTGCCAGGCATATGCTTCTTGTGACTAAGCTCTTTGGCATGATTACTCATAAGGCAGAGAATCAAACCATTCCAATTTGATACTCGTGGCACATTAGCCCAGAATCTCATCCAAGACAATTAAATCTACTTTTGTGATGAAGGTAAATGGCCATTCATATGAAGCTTATCAGTGATGGCAAACTGTGCAATTGGAAAGAAAATTATGTGCTATTTGTACACAATTGTATATCAATTACTGCATGGCTCTGAACCCATTGACAATGCAAGAGGAAATTATATTTAAAAGTTTCTAACCTAAACATTCAGAGGACATCCTAGAGAGGGCAATAAAAGGTACAAAGCTCAACCACTAAATATTATATCCCATCTCTACTATGATGCTTCACAACTGATAGCTTAAGTGATACTGTGTAACCAGCACTTGTAAATTTATTTTTGTCCCCTCATTCAGATCCTGGTTGTGTTGCTATTGGAATCATATCCTTCTGTCCATTTGTTAACTGCTCCTGTCTTaagccagaaaaaaaaaatcactttgtcATAACAGTAGGATTAACATAATCAAACAGGGGCACAATATGATTATTTTTGGTATTAAGTACAGTAACACAAAATAAAATGACAGCTGTTGAAATACAAATAATGATTATAGCTAAGGGGATGTTATATAAAATATTTAAACATATTTATTTTATGAAACAAGGAAACTAAACCATTTTTACTGACCAAAGAGCCTCTATGTTCGTTTTGCATGTTTTATTTATTCCTAGATTCTGTGGCTGCTTCAGGATGTAAATCGACTGTCATTATTAGTTCATTTGATTCTATGACATTTCTTTATGTTTATTGCTGCACAGTAATGTGCTGAAATAAGGCAATGATAGACACATGGCAATTGGCATTTTTGCAGAAACATTATCCAGGATTCATCACTACCAAATGACTTCCCCTGGAAAGCACATGTTGGGATGCTGACTGAAGGTACATTGCAGCAGCTCCAATGTGCCCCATAACTGAGCAGCTATAATGTGCTCCACAATAAGCAGTCGTGGTCAAAGTTCACACATGAGTAATGGCTACTTGTTTAATGTACCAAAGGCTAGCCAACACCCATACCTCAGTTTGAAACAACCCTTATAGAAAACAATTGGAgaaaatggatggagaaataaaaGATTaagtaataaatattttaaatgaaGAAGTGGAGAGAAACAAAAGTGGCATATTACAGGAAAAAATGTTTCATAATTGAAAGGATAAAAGACAAAACAGCCAATGAAAGCAAAAGCTTTTTTTCTTACCATAAATTCCTCCAATTGTTTATACTTCTTTTCCCGAAATTCACAGTAATTCTTCATTTCCTTGCACTCAGGGCAGCACCGGCTGGTGTCCACTCGGATACAACGAGGATGCAGACTAGGACACTCAGGTTTGACACACAATGGACCGTCTTCAGTGCAAACACATGGGCAGGCGGCTGGACCTGGTGTGAACTCCTCTCCGACTTCATACACAAAACCATTCTCATCCACGCAACCTTTGCCCCTGTAATCTGGGTATGAATAttcagaggtggaggcagcaccAGTGACCGTGGGCAGTGACTCAGGCCCATTGGTGGTGTCTTTCTGGGACTGGGACACTGAACTGGGAAAGCAGAGGGTAGCGAAAAGTAGGCACCAGGTGAAGAAAGGTGAGCAGACAATCCCAGGGGCCATGAcaaggatttgttaagggcattCCTCACAGCCACAGCTTCTCCAACTAGGACAAAAAGAGTACAGTCACTTACAGCCCCAGCATGCCAGCCTTAAAGGAGCATTGTCATCTGATAAAGCGCCTTGAAAGACACTTCTGTTCACAATGACTTCAcaagtgtcactctccctgtttgtttagataattttaatattttaatatttaatattAAAATAGCAAATTCAGCTAAATCACTGCTTATGGTGGAACAGATTGAAATTTGCCTCTGAATTTAAATGAACTGAAATGGACGAATTTCCTCTGAATCTGGAACAAGCTGTTTTCGCTGATTCCAGGAAAACTCCCCAATAAAGTAGCAATGCTCCTTCAAGAATTAGatgttttgtaattttttttgaatAACACTTTAAAGGAACTTAAAATAAGCTTAACATCTGCGACGATGCTAATGATTTAATAGTGACTTATTCGTTTTAATACGGATATCTGACAAGTCAGAGTCGCGCGTCAAGCtcattttaatgatttttttttcaggtgAGGCGCCAAGTCTTGAAAATTCAATTAACTGAGTTTgaaagttgaatatgattttgAAAAATGACAAAATCTCTTAACCTCTCGAGGAAAAGGAAAATGGTAATTTTCCTTTTATCAGCTACTTTCTGTGACACTGTCAACTTCTGTAACTAAAGAGCACTCAGTGCACCTTAAACTTCACAAGGAGGCAATAGGAAGTCAATACCACATGCCAGACATCGTCGAGAGATTGAAAAATCCAACTGTTCACCCGCCGTGCTTAATGCTTCCTAAAAGAACCACGAATTGCACGACGTCGCTAATATTTTAGGTTACCACGCACTTTTCGAATCAGGTGAAGCAGACCATAAGACAATATGTCATACCCCAATAATTGCAGTATCCACAAAGTGTGGTGGCCTATTTACTGAAGGTCTGAATAAGCTGGTTAAAAAAGGAGATTCCAGTCAGGAAATGCAGCGCCTGGTGGCATTTTATCGCATCCAGGCGAACAGATCGTGAAGGCGCGGAGTTCACTCCGGCCACCGAGCTGGTGGGAGCTGCAGCCCAGCGGCAATGCCAGACACCGGGTAACCGCGCAAGTTTCCGGGAGCAAGCAACGCCGGCCACATTCTGACATTTTATTCTTCTTAATATTTGACGTGCCCTGTTTGCAAAGGATAAGATCACTGCTGCGAAACCGAGATCGCATGTaatgcagctgttgctgctgttgttgttacacacacacaatccagacAGCAGGACACAGACACCGTCAAAACACACAGCGACCACAAActttaaataaaataaacaaCACGCTCCCCCCATATATGTATCAATGATGCTTTTCAGGCAGCCCAGTGATTTTAAGTCTCTGGCAACAACTAATAAAAGTCAGAACTAGTTACCTGCGTGATCTTAAGTCATtgcgttttaaaaaaaaaatctgacggACGGGTCACTATAATTGAGGAAAACCCACGAGTGTTTTCGGTACCTGAAGAGTCGCCGCTATTTGAAGAGActttggtgttgggggggggtgggggggggggggttgcgagaAAAAACTCGCAGCTGCCGACGTGGGAACGTGTTGCCTGGCCGATCCTGCTCAGGATGTGGCCGCCGGAGCTTCACATGAGGAGGATGAACACCGCTGACCCGAAATAATGTAACTCCCGAACTGAATTCCAAACCACAGCAACAAGCAGCTGCGGCAGAGAT is part of the Carcharodon carcharias isolate sCarCar2 chromosome 3, sCarCar2.pri, whole genome shotgun sequence genome and harbors:
- the vwc2 gene encoding brorin isoform X2, which gives rise to MAPGIVCSPFFTWCLLFATLCFPSSVSQSQKDTTNGPESLPTVTGAASTSEYSYPDYRGKGCVDENGFVYEVGEEFTPGPAACPCVCTEDGPLCVKPECPSLHPRCIRVDTSRCCPECKEMKNYCEFREKKYKQLEEFMVSACEKCRCEPNGEVHCSLAECAQVECVDPVYEPDQCCPICKDGPNCFAGVTVIPAGREVKIDECTTCHCSYEDGTWRVDHQATCIKNDCKEI
- the vwc2 gene encoding brorin isoform X1 translates to MAPGIVCSPFFTWCLLFATLCFPSSVSQSQKDTTNGPESLPTVTGAASTSEYSYPDYRGKGCVDENGFVYEVGEEFTPGPAACPCVCTEDGPLCVKPECPSLHPRCIRVDTSRCCPECKEMKNYCEFREKKYKQLEEFMVSACEKCRCEPNGEVHCSLAECAQVECVDPVYEPDQCCPICKDEFHLSDERTINLECTAGPNCFAGVTVIPAGREVKIDECTTCHCSYEDGTWRVDHQATCIKNDCKEI